GTCTTGAAAGCCGCCGAAGACGAACGAGTTTCTGGTTTGGCCACTTGGGCCGCCGTTAGTGACTATGACCAGCGCTGGAGCCCAGAAACCATGGAAACCTGGCAGAAAACCGGTGTGCAATACGTACTCAACGGAAGAACCGGCCAACAGATGCCGCTCTATTACCAACTAGCCGAGAATTTTCTGGCCAACAAACACCGCCTGGACATTCCCAAAGCCGCCGAGAAACTACAGATGCCCTGGCTCATCATCCACGGCGAAAAAGACGAAACCCTGCCCGTACAAATGGCCCATGACCTACACTTCTGCAACCCATATGCTGAACTGTTTCTGATTCCGGAAGGCGACCATTCGTTTGGTGGCCGGCACCCGTTTGCGGGGCAGGAACTTCCTGATTTCACCAAAGCTGCCGCCCAGAAAACCATTTCCTTCTTCCAGGAAACCATAGAACGCGCCTAATGGAAACCTTGATCTTACTTTTAGGCGGCAACCTGGGCGACCGACTTTTCTATCTGCAGGAAGCCGAATCCCGTTTATCGGCTCTGTTTGGGAAACCGAGCCAAAAATCAAAGGTCTATGAAACCGCCGCCTGGGGCCTCACCGAACAACCGTCTTTTTACAACCAAGCCCTGGCGTATGAAACCGCTCTTCCCGCGCTGGAAATTCTAGCCCACACGCAGCAGATTGAACTCGACCTGGGCCGGATCAGAAAAGAGCGCTGGGGTGCCCGCATGATTGACATTGACATTTTGTTTCTGGGCCAGCAAATTTTGAACACGCCAGAACTGCAACTCCCCCACCCGCAACTGCACCTTCGCCGGTTTGCCTTGGTTCCTTTGGCAGAAATCTTGCTTCACTGGCAGCATCCGGTGTTGGAGAAAAGTGTTCAGGAATTATTGGCCCGGTGCCCAGATTCTTTAGAGGTGAAAATGTTGGAAGAACAGTAAATTTTAGAAGTGCGTTTTCGGCTTCATTTTTAGAAATGAGCCCGAAAACGGAAAACCCGAATAGAGGTTTGTACGGACATGTCGCGACCTGTCCTGAACGGTGGCCGAAGCTAAAAAGTCAGCTATGAATTAAGAACGCAGCCTTTACTCAAAATGCCTAGACCAGGAATGCGTCAGGATAGCTCGCGACCTGCCCCTACTGCTTCACGTCAAATTTGCGGTAGACAGAATTCTGGCTTACGTACTCGGGCACCAGCTGCTTCATTTTCTTAATGACGGCCGTACTGTCCTGAGAATCAATCAAATCAATCAGATACTGGATTTCCTGGAGCACTTTTTCACTATCGGGCGCGGGAATGTTGGCCAGTCGTATTTTAGGATGGGTGGTGGCTTCTACAGCTTCATGCTCATGGAACAGTTCTTCCTCCAGTTTCTCGCCGGGCCTGAGACCGGTGTACACCAGTTGAATGTCTTTGCCCAGCGTTAAACCAGAAAGCTTGATCATCTTTTTGGCGAGGTCCACAATCTTGATGGAATCGCCCATGTTGAAGATGTAAATCTCACCGCCCTGGCCCATGGCCGCCGCTTCCAGAACCAACTGACAGGCCTCCTGAATGGACATGAAAAAGCGCGAAATGTCTGGGTGCGTGACTGTGACCGGGCCACCATCCTGAATCTGCTTTCTGAACCTGGGAATGACAGAGCCCGTGCTGCCCAGCACATTCCCGAAACGAGTGGTCACAAAGCGCGTTCGGTTTTGCCCGGCATCACGCAGGTAATGGTCCAGCGCCTGAACGTAAATTTCACACAATCGTTTGGAGGCGCCCATCACGCTGGTGGGGTTCACCGCTTTATCAGTGGAGAGCAGCAGGAACTTCTGGGTTTGGTATTTCACGGCCAAATCTGCCAAAATTTTGGTACCCAGAATGTTGGTATTCAAGGACTCCGTGGGGTTTTCCTCCATTACGGGCACGTGTTTGTAAGCAGCGCAATGGAACACCAGTTCGGGTTGGAACGTCTGGAAAACCGCTTCCATGCGGGCGGCATTGCAGATGTCGCCCAGCACAATCTCGAAGTTGATTTTCACATACAACTCCGTGAGTTCCAGTTCCAGGTCATAGAGGGTGGACTCGGCCTGGTCCAGCAAAATCAGCTGTTTGGGTTTGAACTGAATCACCTGGCGCACCAATTCGCTGCCAATGGAACCCGCCGCCCCGGTAACCAAAATGGTGCGATTCTGCAGCTCTTTATGCAACAGCGGCGAATCAATCTCAGCGGCGGCGCGGCCCAGCACATCCTCAATCCTGATTTCCCTGATCTGCTTGAAACTAAGTTCGCCGTTAATCCATTTATAGGCGGGCGGCACCACCAGCACCTGCACCCCGGCGTTAAGGCAGGCATCTACCAAGGCTTTTCTTCGGGCAATGGCCAAGCGCTGCACGGCCAAAACCAGCAAGTCAATGTTGAGTTCTTTGAGTTGGGTTTCCAAGTCCTGGGCAGGCAATTCAATGGCAACGCCGTTGTTCAGCAGGCCCTGTTTGCGAGGATCATCGTCTAAAAAGGAAACAGGACGGTAATAGGTGCCCATGTCCTGCTGCAGCGTCTGCAAGGTGATGCTGCCAATCTCGCCGGCGCCAAAAATAGCCACATTCACGCGGTACGAATTGGTATGGCTCCATTCATAGGTCACTATCTTGGCCCAAACCCGCAGCAAAGACAAGGCCACCAAGCTCAGCACATAGTCAATGAGCAGCACCGAAAGCGGAATGAAATTCTGGAACCCGAAGACCTTGTTATACACCAACTGCGCGGCCACCAGCAACAAAGAACCCGTTGACAAGGCCAGGAACAACCGCCGAAGATCGGTTAAACTGGTGTACTTGAGAATGCCGGCGTAGGTCCTGAAATAAAAGAATGTGGCCGCCCTGATAGCCAGAACTATGGGCAGCATCTGCAGCGCCGCCAATTCCCTGAACTTGTGGAGGTCAAAGTTGAACCGCAGCGCATAGGCCGCAAAAAACGTGAGCACACACAGGCATACGTCCAACGCAAACACCACCTGCCGGGGCATTTTTTGTTGAAACAATTGCTGTAGTTGTCCTTTGTACATGTACTGCGGTGAATTTTCTTTTCAACGGTTAATCTAGGTGAAAAGAAACGAAAGGAATTTATAATCAGAATCTGACATACGAAAATTTCCGTTTTAGGGCTCGTTTCTGGAAATGAGCCCCAAAACGGAAATAATCTGCAATTGATTTTAATTGCCACGAATGCTGAACACAAGTAGAATTTCTGATCAACTTGATTTCAGGGAAATTCTAGCCTACCTGGCTTACTTCGGCGTTTTTGTCTATTTTCTTGACTAAGCCTTGCAGTACTTTGCCGGGGCCGCATTCTACAAACAAGGTTGCACCGTCAGCGATCATCTGCTGCACCGATTGGGTCCAGCGCACGGGCGCGGTCAACTGCTTGATCAGGTTCTGCTGAATTTCCTGAGGGTCTGTATGCTGCATGGCGTCAACGTTTTGGTATACCGGGCAAATGCCTTGCTTAAATTCGGTTTCCCGGATGGCTTGCTCCAATTCAGCCTCGGCAGATTTCATTAACGGCGAATGGAACGCGCCGCCCACCGGCAATAGTAAGGCGCGTTTGGCACCGGCGGCTTTCATGCGTTCGCAGGCTTCCTCCACCCCTTTAATAGAGCCCGAAATCACCAATTGCCCGGGGCAGTTGTAGTTGGCGGCTACCACCACCTCGTCTACCTCGGCGCAGATCTGCTCTACTTTTTCATCGTCTAAACCTAGAATAGCCGCCATGGTTGACGGTTGTTCCTCGCAGGCGGCTTGCATGGCCAAGGCACGCTTGGAAACCAGTTTCAAGGCATCTTCAAAGGCCAGCACTTTGTTAGCCACCAAGGCAGAGAATTCGCCCAAGGAGTGACCGGCTACCATCTCTGGCGCGAAATCCTGGGCCACGGCCGCCTGAATTACGGAATGCAGGAAAATGGCGGGCTGGGTAACTTTGGTTTGTTTCAGTTCCTCGTCGGTTCCGTTGAAGAGAATGTCTGTGATTTTGAAGCCCAGGATGTCATTGGCGCGCTCAAACATTTCCTTGGCCAGATCATACTGGTCATACAGGTCTTTGCCCATGCCCACAAACTGCGAGCCCTGGCCGGGGAATACATATGCTTTCATAGTGAAGTTGTTTTGCGTTTTCGGCCTCATTTCTGAAAACGAGGCCAAAAACGCACCTCTGAAACAGACCGGTGGCAAAGGTATAAAAAAGGCGCCCATTCCTGATACGGAATGGGCGCCAAACTTATGACTTGTATAGCATGGTTAATGGATGATCTCTACCCAGCCTTTGAACGTGCGGCGGTCTGGGGTGGCGCTTCGGCCGTAAAACTCCACTTCCACCTGGTAGAAATAAGTGCCATCTGCCAAGGCTTTTCCGCTGTTGTCAACGCCGCGCCAGTTCAGGCCCGGCTCCTGGTTGCCCTCAAACACGCGGTTGCCCCAGCGGTTATACACAATCAGTTTGGCGGTTTTAATGAAGGCGGCACCTTGCTGCGGCGTGAACACATCGTTTTTGCCGTCACCGTTTGGCGTGAAGATGTTGGGCAGGATGAAGATGATGCAGTTGTCTTTGCAGACTATGTTGCTGCGTTCGCTTTCATTGCCAAACATGTCAGTGGCCGTTAACACGTAGCACCCCGAGTAGAAGAGCAGGTTCTGGTGTACGTATGACATATCCTCTACGGTGGCGATGGGTTTGAATTCCTCTTCATCGGTGGCCTTGTAATATAAGGTGTAGAAATCAATAGCCGCAGGATCACACTGCGACCCCGCCGGGAAGGACCAGCTCAAAAGGTTCTGGAACGGTGGCCCCGTGGCCCTGAAATTCTCATCGCAGACCAGCGGGTCAATGCTCAGCACCGGCACGCAAGGCCTGGTAAAGCACACCACCTGGCTGTTGTTCACAATGGGGTCGGGCAGTAGAGGATTCTGGAAAGTACCTCTGGTGACTACGTAGGCGCAGTACTGCACTCCTTCTTCCAGGGTCACATCTTGGGTTAACGTTCCGGCTGTAGCTCCGGCTCCCACACTGTTCACCAAGGTAAACGGACCGCCCGCCCGGCTTAAATACACATCATGCACATAGGGACCGCCCGCTGCGCTGGCGTTGTTCCAAGGCACATTGTAGGTCCAGTTCAACACCATGGAAGGGCCGTTGGCCATGGCCCGCAGGCGCACGCTGGACGCTGAGGACGAATCCACCAAAATGGTTGGAGCCCCGGTATTGCCCGCATGATAGAACTCCACGCGGTAGGTATAAGCCTGCTCCTGGGTATTGAGGTTGGTGTCTGTAAAGACAGTGTCATTCAGGTCTTGGGTTCTGCGAATTTCTGTGAAGGGAACCGTTGCCGCCCTGCTTTGCCCCACAGCGCGTAACAACCGGTATTCCAGCGGGGCGGTCAGTTGCGCTAATATGGCGCGCGGCTTGCTCCACTCCACGCGCATCTGCCCGGTGGTGGTACTGGTTTCCGTCACACTCACTTTGGTCATAGAAATAGATTCCAAAGAGGCGCACAGTTCATTGGAGGCGATGCTTTTTCCGTTGCTTGGGTACGGGAATTCGGCGTAAATGCGATAACAATACGTTCGGTTCCGGAGGAGGCCCTGCCCGTTGTTGTTATCCAGGAATTCGGTTTGGTCCGCTGACACTTCGCCCACCAAGGTATAGCCCGCCGAGGCTGGTATGCCTACCTCACAGGTAGTGGGTTCAAAAGTAGACGGGTTCTCCTTTCTGTAAATATAAATGGTGGTGGCATTGGAGCAGGTATACCGGTCCCAGGTGAGTTTAATGCTGTTACTGCTCTGCGGAAACGCCGCAGTCAGCACCGGAGGCGGTCCCACCACTGTGATTTGCCAGGGTTGTAAATCCACTAATGGAAAGACACCCGTTGGTGGAATATCTTCTGCCCTAAACAACACTTGGTAAGGTGCTGTCCTGACATCTTCACACGTAGTGACCCACTCAAATACATAGGTGGTGTCATTCAAGACTTTTCTGAACACGCCGGGCGGGAGCATCTCCCCAATGGCAGTCACGTTCACCCGGTGCCGGTCTGGGTCGGTGACCCTGATGGTGTCTCGCAGGGTGGTGCCGGCAATTACGCAGGTGTCCCTTGGTATAAATAGCACCGGTGGCCGGTTGGGGTTGTCAATGACTCGTATCTGCATGTCCCGGATAACAAAACCGATGAGTCGCCCGTTTCGCCATTCTTCCACTGCGAAGGCAATGTTGTAAATTCCTACGGCAGGCGGCGTGTTCCAGGTGAGTTGGCCCGTTCGTTGGTTTAAGGTGAAAAAGGCCGTGGGGGTGTTGACAGGCACGCCTAGGAAACGGTCAAGGCTTTGAAAGCCGGGTGCGGTGGCTGGTGAGGGATTTCCGCAGGCGTCTGTCTGCCCGGCAAATACCCGCACAGGCACTAACTTGAAGGCCAGGCTGTCGCCGTCATCATCATAAGCCCCTGGGTTATGTATGAAAATCTGGTTTCTGGTGGCAATGTCCAGCGGGTCATAGAGCAGAATGGGAGACCTGTTAATGCCTAGAAAGGGATCTACCGTTACCTGTGACTGTATCACGAAGGTCTGATCCACGGAGTTCTGCATGTTGACAATGCCCCCTACCCTGTTTTCGCCAATAAAGGTAACAGTGAACGTGCCGGGACCGGTGTAGGTATGTTCAAAATAATAGACATTGACATAGGTGTCGTTCTGCCCGTTGTTGGCCACTACCCTAGAGGTGCGGGGCCGTAATTGGTTCGTACAATCGCCAAAGTACAAAGTAGCCTGTGTGTCTTCAAACCCGCCCAGCACACTGTAGGTCACCAATTTAAAGAAAAACCGAAGTGGATTTTTAGCGGCGGTGGTGTCACTTTTGGCATAGATGTTACCGGCCCGTAAGTGCGTTGCCTGCGTAGTTTCTGGCGCAAGCAAAAAGAACACCAACAGACCCGCAAGCAATGAAAGCCAGGCCTTTGTTTTCGGTAAAGTTAAAGGCATATAGTAGGGGTTATCATGCAAAAACAAAGATAGAAGAATCTTTAAATTGACCATCACCTGGTGAACAACCGGGCGTCAGAATGGTTATATGCACAGTGGCACATGGCTATAACGAATTACAAGGTCCACTGTTGTAGGCTTTCAGGGAAATAATGCCGTAAGGCTATATTATTTCAAACCTGGCGTTTCACCGGGCATCTGCACCTGACATGTTTACAAAACAATTTAGATTAATTCAAAATAACTAGATGCATTGCGTGGGAAACCATGGGCATGTACCTTTGAAGAGATTTTTACCATTCCTTACACACCTTTATTTTCAACCTTAACACAACAAAATGAGTTGGTTTACTAAAACGTTTTCCAGTACCATAGGCCGAAAGGTTTTGGTGGCCGTGACCGGTCTGTTTCTCATCTCCTTTTTGGTGGTGCACCTGGTGGGCAACCTGCAGCTGTTCAAAGATGACGGTGGCAATGCCTTCAACGTCTATTCACACTTCATGGGCACCAACCCCATCATCAGGACCATGGAGATTGTGTTGGTGGTAGGTTTTCTGCTCCATATCTATGAAGCCCTGGTGCTTACCCGGCGCAACAAAAACGTGAGACCGGTGGCCTACGCCTATAACCGCCCAGAAGATAACAGCAACTGGTCTAGCCGCAACATGGGCTTGCTGGGCACGGTAATCCTGGTTTTCCTGATTGTCCACCTCTGGAATTTCTTTGTGCCGGCCCGTTTTGGCGGTCTTGACGGCGTAGTGGTAGACAATGTGCAGTATGACAACTTGTACATTCGCGTGGTGGAGTCGTTCCATATCTGGTGGTATGTGGTGCTGTACGTAGTAGCGCAGATTGCTTTAGGCTACCATTTGTACCACGGTTTCCAGAGTGCGTTTCAGACCCTGGGTCTGAATCACAAGAAATACACGCCGGCTATTCAGATGTTCGGGGCGTTTTTCTCTGTGGTTGTACCTGGTGCGTTTGCCGCCATGCCGCTTTACTTTTTCATTCAACACATTCTAAACTAAGCACCTGCTATGATTTTAGATTCTAAGATACCTGAAGGCCCATTAGCCGAAAAGTGGGACAAGCATAAATTCAACGTAAAGTTGGTGAACCCATCCAACAAGCGTAAATATGACGTTATTGTGGTAGGAACCGGTTTGGCTGGAGCTTCTGCCGCTGCTACCCTGGCTGAACTGGGTTATAACGTAAAAGCATTCTGCTACCAAGACAGCCCACGCCGCGCGCACTCCATTGCCGCGCAAGGGGGCATCAATGCCGCCAAAAACTACCAGAACGACGGCGACAGCGTGTACCGTTTGTTCTATGACACCATCAAAGGTGGTGACTACCGCGCCCGCGAAGCCAACGTATATCGTCTGGCCCAAGTGAGTGTGAATATTATTGACCAGTGCGTGGCCCAAGGTGTTCCCTTCGCCCGCGAGTACGGTGGATTGCTGGCTAACCGCTCCTTTGGGGGTGCGCAGGTAAGCCGCACGTTCTACGCCCGGGGCCAAACGGGTCAGCAGCTGTTGCTAGGTGCCTATTCTGCCTTGAACCGCCAGATTGCCTACGGGAAAGTGAAAATGTACCCACGTACAGAGATGCTGGACCTGGTAATGGTAGATGGTCAGGCAAGAGGTATTGTGACGCGCCATTTAGTAACCGGTAAAATAGAATCACACAGCGCGCACGCGGTGATTCTGGCCACCGGTGGTTATGGCAACGTGTTCTTCTTGTCTACCAACGCCATGGGCTCCAACGCCACCGCGGCCTGGAGAGCGCATAAGAAAGGTGCTTTGTTTGCCAACCCATGCTTCACGCAGATTCACCCTACCTGTATTCCAGTTTCCGGCGCTTATCAGTCTAAACTGACCTTGATGTCGGAGTCTCTCCGGAACGATGGTCGCGTTTGGGTGCCGAAGGCGGTTGGCGATAACCGTGCGCCGGGCCAGATTCCTGAAGACGAGCGTGACTATTTCCTGGAGCGTAAATATCCATCCTTCGGTAACCTGGTACCGCGTGACGTGGCTTCACGCAATGCCAAATTGGCCTGTGACGAAGGACGCGGTGTAGGAACTACAAAGCTGGCCGTGTATCTTGATTTCGCTGATGCCATCAAGCGTGAAGGCTTGAACGCCATCAGTCAGAAGTACGGCAATTTGTTTGAGATGTACGAGAAAATCACCGGTGAGAATCCGTACGAGCAACCTATGCGCATTTACCCGGCCGTGCACTACACCATGGGCGGCCTTTGGGTGGATTACAACTTAATGACCACCATCCCTGGTTTATATGCTACCGGCGAGTGTAATTTCTCTGACCACGGCGCCAACCGCTTAGGTGCTTCGGCGCTGATGCAAGGCTTGGCTGATGGGTACTTCGTGATTCCTTACACTGTTGGGGATTATCTGGCGCAGATTCCTTCTACCCGCGTAGAGACCACCCACCCTGCCTTTAAACAAGCAGAAACCGCAGTTAAAGCTGATATTGACAAATTACTGAGCATCAACGGTACCCGTACGGTAGATGAATTCCACAAGGCCCTGGGTCTTTTGATGTGGGATTACTGCGGCATGGCCCGTAACGCTGAAGGCCTGAACTACGCCAAGAAGGAAATCAGAAAACTGCGCGCAGAGTTCTGGAATGATGTCAAGATTGTAGGTACCAATGAGGAACTGAACATCACCCTGGAGAAAGCGGGCCGTGTGGCCGACTTCCTGGAACTGGGCGAACTGATGGTAGATGACGCCTTGAACCGCAATGAGTCTTGTGGTGGTCACTTCCGGGAAGAGTATCAGACGCCAGAGAACGAGGCTATGCGTGACGATGAGAACTACACCTATGTGGCGGCCTGGGAATACACCGGTCCTGAACAACAGCCTGTGCTGCACAAGGAAGAGCTCAAGTTTGAGAACGTGAAGTTGACGCAACGTAGCTACAAGTAACAATTAAGAATTAGGAATGGAGAATTAAGAATTGCTATGCTGCAATCGTTCTCCATTCCTAATTCCAAATTCTTAATTCTAAATTAGAAAAAGATGGCTGGCAATAATCCTAACAGCAAACCCATGAACCTGACGCTGAAAGTGTGGAGACAGAAAAACTCCCAGGCGGCCGGTAAAATGGAAACCTATCAGGTAAAAGATATTTCCCCGGAGATGTCTTTCCTGGAAATGATGGACGTGCTCAACGAAGACCTGCTTCGCAGCGGCGTTGACCCCATCGCGTTTGACCATGACTGCCGCGAAGGTATCTGCGGTATGTGCAGCTTATACATTAACGGCCGCGCCCACGGCCCCGAAAGAGGAACCACCACGTGCCAATTGCACATGCGCAAGTTCTCAGACGGAGACACCATCACCATTGAGCCTTGGCGCGCCGGTCCGTTCCCCGTGTTGAAGGACCTTTGCGTGGACCGTTCGGCGTTGGACCGCATTCAGCAGGCCGGTGGCTACATCTCCATTAATACCGGTGGGGTGCCAGATGCCAACGAAATCCCTATTCCGAAATCTATTGCTGACAAAGCGTTTGATGCTGCCACCTGTATTGGTTGCGGTGCCTGCGTGGCGGCCTGTAAAAATGGTTCTGCCATGCTGTTCACCTCGGCCAAGGTGTCGCAGTTGGCCATGTTGCCGCAGGGCAAGGTGGAGCGCAAAACACGCGTGGAGAACATGGTGGCCCAGATGGACATTGAAGGCTTCGGGGCGTGTACTAACATTGGTTCTTGCGCCGCAGAATGCCCGGTTGGTATTTCTTTGGAGAACATCGCCATGCTGAACCGCGAGTACATCTCTGCTTCGTTGACTTCAGAGAACGTTTAACAATTGCTGAAGAAATAAGAAAAGGCGATGCCGTTTGGTGTCGCCTTTTTTGTTCCATTTCCAGTTTAGAGGCCAAAAACGGATATTTCATTCTTTATTTCGTGAAGCCTCTGAGCAACCAACGTAACATTCCCCCGCCCTATCTGTTTTAAGAGGAAACCCGCCGCAGATGATTTTAATAATTTCAGGGACTAATCGGCCCAACTCCATCACACTACAAGTAGCGCAAATCTACCAGCAGACCTTGCAGGCACACGGCCAGGAATCAGAGATTCTTGACTTACAGGAACTCCCGCTGGACTTCGCCTCCCCGGCACTGTACAAAAGTGAATTGTTCTCCCAGGAATTCATGGCTTTGCGCACACGCGTGGCCCAGGCTGCCAAAATTGTCTTCATTGTGCCGGAATATAATTGCTCCTTCCCCGGAGTTTTGAAAGCGTTTATTGATGGCTTGGAGTACCCGGCAGCGTTAAAAGGGAAGAAAGGCGCTTTGGTGGGTCTGTCCACCGGCAGCCAGGGCGGCAACATTGCGCTCAGTCACCTTACCGATGTGTTGCATTACTGCGGCCTGCACGTGCTCGCCCAAAAGCCGCGGTACCCCTTCATTCACAAACATCTGCAAGACGGCCAATTCACCAATGCCTTGTACCAGCAATTGCTTCAGGAACAGGTAGATGCCTTGATTGGGTTTTAGAAGAATTCCGTTTTCGGGCTCTGTTTTGGAAATGAGGCCTAAAACAAGGGTTGGTGGAGTCACTGGTAAGAGCATCACAGGGTAAGAGGTCTTTTGAGTAACAGCAGTCGGGACCTCAACCGTAGAGACAAGGCAGTGCCTTGTCTCTACCAAGCATTTCTGCATACCTGCCGCAAGTTTAAAGCAGCGTAACTTGTGGGAAAACTCCAGTTTCTGCTCTATTTCCAGTTTAGAGCCCGTAAACGCTTTTTATCTCTCAGTCTAAAGAAATGCTGGCAAAAAAAAATGAGCCCCAAAACAGAATCTGTTTTGGGGCTCGTTTGTAAAATAGAGGTCAAAAACGACTAGTCTACATTGTCATGCAGAAAGCGGTTATCGCCTAACAGTTCGTTGTCATCATTCAGGTTGAAGCGGGAGATCTGCTGGTCTGTGGACGGTACCACGTTCTCCAGTTGCACTTGCTTGCGCAGATAAGCCGGAATCTCCAGTTTCTCTTTGATGGCGGCATCTGAGTTGCTGTCCAGGCTAATGCGACGAAGACGCTCACGGCGCTCAATCATCTTAGCCGAAAGCACATCTTTCTCAGGTGTGGCTTCCACCAACAGCGCTTCTTCCTCAAAAACCGGCGTGAAAATCTCGTTGTTAGAATCTAAGTCGAAGATGATTTTGCTGGTCTCGGCCACCGGGGCAGGTTTTCTAACCGGAACCGGGTCGTTGGCTACCAGTTGCGTGGCAGACACCGGCGGATGCACCGAATACGTAGAAACTGCTGGAGCAACCGGCGCTGCTGTCATTTCAACCGCCTGAGGCTGAGTAGCCCCAGTTGGCTCAGCCTCCACTTCCTTTTTTGGTTCTGAAAGGTCCATCACGTTGCGGGCGAAGCCAGTGGCAATCACCGTTACTCTAATGCTGGCCCCCAACGTAGAATCAATACCGTGCCCGAAAATCACTTCAGAATCATCGCCGGCTTTCTCCTGGATGTAGTCCGTGATTTCGGTCAGTTCATCCATCTCTAACTCTGCCTGATCACCAGACATAATGGAAAGAAGGATTTTCTGAGCGCCATGAATATCTGTGTTATTGAGCAATGGTGAAGAAAGTGATTCCTCAGCAGCACGTAAAGCTCTGTTCTCGCCTTCAGTGATGGCAGAGCCCATTACGGCGGCGCCGGAGTCTTTCATCACCGTTTTCACGTCTTCAAAATCAACGTTCACCTCGGCGGTTACCGTAATAATCTCGGCGATACTTTTGGCAGCGGTACTCAAGATGTTATCTGCTTTGGCGAACGCTGCTCTAATAGGCAGGTTCCCGAACATCTCGCGCAGTTTGTCATTGAGAATCACTAGCACGGTGTCACAGTTTTCGCTTAGTTCCTGAATACCGTTCTCGGCGGCGGCACGCTTCTTCTTGCCTTCAAAAGCAAAAGGGGCGGTCACAATTCCTACGGTTAAGATATCCAGTTCCTTGGCTACTTTGGCAATCACGGGAGCAGCACCGGTACCAGTCCCACCACCCATACCAGCCGTGATGAACACCATTTTGGTATGCGTGCCCAGAA
This region of Rufibacter sp. LB8 genomic DNA includes:
- the ftsZ gene encoding cell division protein FtsZ, whose amino-acid sequence is MSVSSYKFEVPSHSKSIIKVIGVGGGGSNAVNHMFNQGIKDVEFVVCNTDEQALKSSSVPNKLQIGTNLTEGLGAGANPERGKQAALESKEDIRELLGTHTKMVFITAGMGGGTGTGAAPVIAKVAKELDILTVGIVTAPFAFEGKKKRAAAENGIQELSENCDTVLVILNDKLREMFGNLPIRAAFAKADNILSTAAKSIAEIITVTAEVNVDFEDVKTVMKDSGAAVMGSAITEGENRALRAAEESLSSPLLNNTDIHGAQKILLSIMSGDQAELEMDELTEITDYIQEKAGDDSEVIFGHGIDSTLGASIRVTVIATGFARNVMDLSEPKKEVEAEPTGATQPQAVEMTAAPVAPAVSTYSVHPPVSATQLVANDPVPVRKPAPVAETSKIIFDLDSNNEIFTPVFEEEALLVEATPEKDVLSAKMIERRERLRRISLDSNSDAAIKEKLEIPAYLRKQVQLENVVPSTDQQISRFNLNDDNELLGDNRFLHDNVD
- a CDS encoding succinate dehydrogenase/fumarate reductase iron-sulfur subunit is translated as MNLTLKVWRQKNSQAAGKMETYQVKDISPEMSFLEMMDVLNEDLLRSGVDPIAFDHDCREGICGMCSLYINGRAHGPERGTTTCQLHMRKFSDGDTITIEPWRAGPFPVLKDLCVDRSALDRIQQAGGYISINTGGVPDANEIPIPKSIADKAFDAATCIGCGACVAACKNGSAMLFTSAKVSQLAMLPQGKVERKTRVENMVAQMDIEGFGACTNIGSCAAECPVGISLENIAMLNREYISASLTSENV
- a CDS encoding NADPH-dependent FMN reductase; translated protein: MILIISGTNRPNSITLQVAQIYQQTLQAHGQESEILDLQELPLDFASPALYKSELFSQEFMALRTRVAQAAKIVFIVPEYNCSFPGVLKAFIDGLEYPAALKGKKGALVGLSTGSQGGNIALSHLTDVLHYCGLHVLAQKPRYPFIHKHLQDGQFTNALYQQLLQEQVDALIGF
- a CDS encoding fumarate reductase/succinate dehydrogenase flavoprotein subunit: MILDSKIPEGPLAEKWDKHKFNVKLVNPSNKRKYDVIVVGTGLAGASAAATLAELGYNVKAFCYQDSPRRAHSIAAQGGINAAKNYQNDGDSVYRLFYDTIKGGDYRAREANVYRLAQVSVNIIDQCVAQGVPFAREYGGLLANRSFGGAQVSRTFYARGQTGQQLLLGAYSALNRQIAYGKVKMYPRTEMLDLVMVDGQARGIVTRHLVTGKIESHSAHAVILATGGYGNVFFLSTNAMGSNATAAWRAHKKGALFANPCFTQIHPTCIPVSGAYQSKLTLMSESLRNDGRVWVPKAVGDNRAPGQIPEDERDYFLERKYPSFGNLVPRDVASRNAKLACDEGRGVGTTKLAVYLDFADAIKREGLNAISQKYGNLFEMYEKITGENPYEQPMRIYPAVHYTMGGLWVDYNLMTTIPGLYATGECNFSDHGANRLGASALMQGLADGYFVIPYTVGDYLAQIPSTRVETTHPAFKQAETAVKADIDKLLSINGTRTVDEFHKALGLLMWDYCGMARNAEGLNYAKKEIRKLRAEFWNDVKIVGTNEELNITLEKAGRVADFLELGELMVDDALNRNESCGGHFREEYQTPENEAMRDDENYTYVAAWEYTGPEQQPVLHKEELKFENVKLTQRSYK